A genomic region of Candidatus Omnitrophota bacterium contains the following coding sequences:
- a CDS encoding glycoside hydrolase family 32 protein, whose amino-acid sequence MKRLVSRILFFAIVLAAYGFHSNAENSIGYYNEPLRPQYHFTAKKNWLNDPNGLVFYKDEYHLFYQHNPFENEWGFMHWGHAVSGDLVHWKHLPIAIDPDDGSKDKAKCTAFSGSAAIDENNSSGLQKGGEKTLVAFYTSWQCGQRMAYSNDGGRTWTKYEGNPVIPLANDDARDPRIFWHKPSQQWVIALYRRPDNDESKNGVSFYVSSNLKQWRWTSHIVGFFECPDIFELPIVGEKEAAKWILLGGNGEYMIGSFDGQEFHKESGKYVLDYGANFYASQTWNGIPEADGRRIQIAWMSGGKYPDSPFNQQMSFPCQLTLRHTEEGLRVYREPVEEIASLYEKTQEWKQEKLAPGKNLLSSIKGDLFDIQGEFSLQNAAQLGFRVRKGKDSEGFPIVYDAKKAELSCLGKTAPLKPVDGRIKLRILLDRSSIEVFGNGGRIAMSSCFVPGKGEELEIFAQEGEAEIVELVVNKLKSAWRE is encoded by the coding sequence GAAAACTCCATCGGCTACTACAACGAACCCTTGCGCCCGCAATATCATTTCACCGCCAAGAAAAATTGGCTCAACGATCCGAATGGATTGGTCTTTTACAAGGACGAGTATCATCTCTTCTATCAACACAATCCCTTCGAAAACGAATGGGGCTTCATGCACTGGGGACACGCCGTCAGCGGCGATTTGGTTCATTGGAAGCATCTTCCCATCGCCATCGATCCCGACGATGGATCTAAGGACAAAGCCAAGTGCACCGCCTTTTCCGGCAGCGCCGCCATCGATGAAAACAACTCATCCGGTTTGCAAAAAGGCGGCGAGAAAACGCTTGTCGCCTTCTACACCAGCTGGCAATGCGGCCAGCGCATGGCTTACAGCAACGACGGCGGACGCACCTGGACGAAATACGAAGGCAATCCTGTTATTCCCCTCGCCAACGACGACGCCCGCGATCCCCGCATCTTTTGGCATAAGCCATCCCAACAATGGGTCATCGCCCTCTATCGGCGTCCTGATAACGATGAATCGAAAAACGGCGTCTCTTTTTACGTTTCCTCTAACCTCAAACAATGGCGATGGACCAGCCACATCGTGGGCTTCTTCGAATGCCCCGACATCTTCGAACTTCCCATCGTTGGAGAAAAAGAGGCGGCGAAATGGATCCTGCTGGGAGGCAACGGCGAATATATGATCGGCTCGTTCGACGGCCAGGAATTCCATAAAGAGAGCGGCAAATACGTTCTAGATTACGGCGCTAACTTCTACGCTTCGCAAACCTGGAACGGCATTCCCGAAGCCGATGGACGGCGGATTCAAATCGCCTGGATGAGCGGCGGGAAATATCCCGATTCTCCTTTTAACCAGCAAATGTCCTTCCCCTGCCAACTCACGCTGCGCCATACGGAAGAAGGTTTGCGAGTCTATCGCGAACCAGTGGAAGAGATCGCCAGCCTCTATGAGAAAACGCAGGAATGGAAGCAAGAAAAACTCGCTCCCGGAAAGAATCTCTTGTCGAGCATCAAAGGAGACTTGTTCGATATCCAGGGAGAATTTTCCCTGCAAAACGCGGCGCAGCTGGGCTTCCGCGTCAGAAAAGGCAAGGATTCCGAAGGATTCCCTATCGTCTATGACGCAAAAAAAGCGGAACTCTCCTGCTTGGGAAAAACAGCGCCATTGAAGCCGGTTGATGGCAGGATTAAGTTGCGCATCCTCTTGGATAGATCCTCCATCGAGGTATTCGGCAACGGCGGCCGCATCGCCATGTCTTCCTGCTTCGTCCCCGGCAAGGGTGAAGAGTTGGAGATTTTCGCGCAAGAAGGCGAGGCGGAAATCGTTGAACTCGTTGTCAATAAACTGAAATCCGCCTGGCGGGAGTAA